Genomic segment of Panicum virgatum strain AP13 chromosome 9N, P.virgatum_v5, whole genome shotgun sequence:
CAAGtttacacaaaaagacgaacgttcgcatggagtactaaatgaagtctatttgcaaaatcttttcagggacggatgtaactttttgagatgaatctaatgacggtaattaattgatgatttgttacagtgatgctacattaaccatcctctaatcacgcggtcaaaggcctcattagattcgtctcgcgatttacacggggggttgtggaggtggttttgtaattagacttcatttgatactctaaattagtggtcaaagggccAAAAAGATTTCGCGAAAATTTTTACAGccttaaccaaacacggcccagaGCACAGAGATGTCAACTTCTCGATTGGAGGAAGCAGAAAGTGATCTCAATTGTTGACCCATGATAGGCGCATACACATGCAGTAGTCAATGGATGATGATACGGAGGAAGTGGTAATGTTAGCGGAAAAATGGAGAAAGAGAGACATACACCACGGAAGCTTCTATGGAGTGAATGTTAGGCGAGAACAAATCCTGCAGCTGGTAGCGAAGAAGTCTCGGAGCTGATGTTTACTAAAGATCTGGCAACAGCTCAGTAAAATGACTGAATCTTGCTGTGCCACATCCACAAGATGCAGTCAGAGGCTAGGTACAACACAACCCAAGTTTCCGTTCACTTCAGAGGTCAAATACATGCATCACTATCTTGTCTTGTAATTTAGGAAAGGTACCAAGGAAAAAGTTTGATTTAGTCATTTTCTTGGGTGTGGCCATGTGGGGCTAACCTTCGCTTTCCCTGTTATTATTTGTTATAGTGACAGGACAAAACGAAAGGGCAGCTGGTATGTTAGACTGTGTCAAAGGATCGCCCATGAACCAAGAGCAGGTGCGGTCTAAAGAGTTAGGCCTGCTTATTTGGATGGATATTCTGGCTTCAGGCTACCAACTTTGACTGAACATGGAAAACAATACACTGCAAAGGACATGACAACATTATTGAAACAAAAAATGTGTTTCTGTAGAGATCTGAGAAGATATGCCTTCAGTGGAAATCTGATGTAGAAGGAACACTTACCTGAAGAGGGCCCTCGGAACGGTTGCATCCACTACATAATGAGCAGATTCATTATGTGAAAGCTGCTGGTACAGCGTTttagtttttctttctttcttcagaATTCTTCTTCTAATAAAATGTCTCGGCAAATCTCTTGCCATCCTTTATGAAAGCTGGTCTAGTCTATACGCCACTTTCTCGGGCCTAAAGGCCTTGCTGTTTTTTGTTGCATCGTCATATGAAAGCTGAGGAGCAAACTACATGGCTGCAAAACTCTGGTTCCCTCTAGTATACGGCCTCGCTGGCTTAAACGACAAAAAGGGTGCCACTATTAAGTTGCATGCACTAACTAGTTCAATTCAAAAACTTAAACTGATATGAAGAGATGTACAATTCACTTATACTTTAACACTCCCCTCACGTGATGgacaattcacttatacttTAACACTCGCCTCTCGACGCCTCAAAGAAACTGAAACTTAAAGCATGCTCCGACATAGAATCCTCATAAGTTGTATTATCATCACTGATATAAATATCTTTCAAAACAACTCAATTATGCTAACATATACAAAATACGAATGAGATATTTATACTATGTAGTACAGACGTACGATAGATGATAGTTTGGGACTAATCCTAAAAGCATCATACAGGAATGTCTAACATCGTTTCAACTTCTCCGGAAATACTGCACATGCACAAGAGTTCACGTAAGTATAGCATTCCAGGATTTAGGATAACTTTGTAAGTATGCGTGCAAGTTCTAAACATCAAAGTGGTCCTGATGCCCCTGGTAAACACAAACAAAAAAGAATCAGCAAAACAATGTGCCTAGATATAATGTATATTTATATGCATAGCAAAATTTAAGAATCTAAAACGATctaaaaaacttgacctgcgggggtAAGACTgcccccacggcattgtttgagaggtagaatgactTTCTCACATCAGGCCAAGAAAATCTCCGAACCCCTACCCCACCCGTACGCGGGGGgccgtcgccttgtgagttaggccgggcaccacagtgctttggacatggggcaggcgaggggatttttttacccgTAGGCGGAAATTCGCCCCGACCAGGAATCGAACCCACAACCTGCGGGGTGCCGCCGGACTGCCGTAACCAACTGACCCGACATCCTTTGGCGAATCTAAAACAATCTATATTGTTGAATGAGGGAGTAGGTTTttacatataaatataataCATATATAGTTAGTTTTTATAGGGAATAATGTAGATCGAGGTGCATAGTAGAATCTAGTTTTTTATATACCTAGTGCTATGCACCTGGACAAAAATAGGATGACaaaaaatttggaatggagTTTCTTATTAAAGtatataatttggaatggagttttttttattaaaGTATATAATTTAGAATGGAGTTAGTAAAACCTCTTGGTAGAAGGCCGAAAATAGATGGGCCCATAAGACAGTGAGCAGGCCCATACTTTGCGGTCCCACATGCCAGTGAGACAACTAGACTCGGAAGCgttcttctctcctcttcgtcGCCAGCCAGCCAGTCACCACGAAAAGCGGAAAGGCCTCGGAAGCTTCCCGCTTCCAGATCTCCACCAAAACCCTAACCCACCGAACCTTCTAGAACCTCCTGCCTCCCGTCCCCCGCATGGACGGCCTCGCGGCGCCGTCCCCGTCCCACTCCGGTGCCAcctccggcggcggggcctcCCACCGCAAGCGGAAGCTCCCGCCGTCGTCTCTCtccgacgccaccgccgacgaggacgacgacacCACTGCGCCGTCGTCCCCCTCATCGGCCCCTTCCTCTCCTTCCCGCCCGTCATCCCCATCCTCCTCCCACTctgacgatgacgatgacgactCGCTGCACACGTTCACTGCCGCGCGCCTCGACGGCGCGCCGGGTGGGGGCTCCGCCTCCGGTCGGCCCCCGAAGCCGGATTCCTCTTCCGTGTCTGCCGCAGCGGCAGCTGCTGCCGTTGCGGCGGGGGCGGGACCGAAGCCTGAACCCGGCTctaccgccgccggcgacggcaagGAGGACCCCAAGGGGCTGTTCACTGATAACCTCCAGACCAGCGGTGCGTACAGCGCCCGCGAGGAGGGCCTCAAGCGCGAGGTCaagccttcttttttttttaaaaaaaaaaacttggttTTGCTTTTGCCTGCCCTCTGATAGTATTGGTTGGAATGTGACTGAGATTGTTGAATTTGTTCTTCAGGAAGACTCGGGAAGGCTGAAGTTTCTCTGTTATTCTAATGATGGTATTGATGAACACATGATATGGTGTGTGTAGCACTTCTCAGAACTCTGTTTGGCTTTGGCTGCACATCTTTAGTTTTATTAACTTCTATGTTTTTCCCAGGTTGGTAGGCTTGAAGAATATCTTCGCCCGGCAGCTTCCTAATATGCCCAAAGAATATATTGTGCGCCTCGTCATGGATAGGTAATACCCAATGTAATGTGTCTATGGTTTAGAATCGACACATAtaatctttgtgtcttttttcttttgggGGATGAAATGGGAATAAGATAAAAATTTCTTCAGTGGTAGTAACTTCTTGTGTCGTGTTCTGCAGAACTCACAAGTCAATGATGGTTATCAGGAACAATATTGTCGTGGGAGGCATTACTTATCGCCCTTATGCAAGGTACTGCTGCCACTTTAGTGCTAGCATTTTCTTATGTTGGTATTGCATGTATATTGTGCTTAATGGTCAATACTTCATGTTTGATATGTGCtatttctcttttttatttgaagATCCAATAATTCTTTACAACTGAAAGCAAATGGCAACTGGCACGAGCTAATATTGGTTTGTAATTAAGATACTGCATTGTAAAATCGTCTGATTCATGGAATGCACTTACTGATGATCTTAAAACAGCTGCCAAGTTAGAATTTAGGATGGAGATATGTGTATGCTTTTGCTTATCCtgcatttttttcttctattaGTATTTAGTAATGATTTGCACCATGTTGCAGAGGTTTGTTGTTGCATACTATAGTCTCCTAATTGTACAGAAAAAAAACTATTATGCTAATTTGTCTTTTGGAAATCATAGCCAGAGGTTTGGAGAAATAGCATTTTGTGCTATTACAGCTGATGAGCAAGTTAAAGGCTATGGGACACGGTTAATGAATCATTTGAAGCAACATGCACGAGACACTGATGGGCTCACACATTTCTTAACCTATGCTGATAACAATGCTGTAGGCTATTTTGTAAAGCAGGTATGGTTGTCTGACCTTTTACTTGTATATAAATATTTCTTTCAATTTCTTGTTTGCGCTTGTTATTAACTGAAGAACTTCTGAAACAGCATGTATGACATACGCCTTAACCTAAAAAATAGATATAATTCAGACATCTGGATGCTTTAGAAGGTTGTTGAGTATTGATGGTTGGATTGAAGGTTCTTTGTATTCAACATTGTGCCATTTTCTGATAATCATTACATCAAATTTGAACTTTAGCATATCAATTTATCTGCAAGCGATTTCTcttttatttataaattaattCTCTTAGATATAATGTCAACAACATTGTTTTTGTTACTTAGCGTAAAACCATATGAAAGAAAATGGTTTGCCTTTCTTTCTGAATTCCTAATTGTCAATCTGTAGGGtttcacaaaggagatcacatTGGACAAAGAAAGATGGCAAGGGTAAACCCTTTCTGCACCATGTCTTTTTCTTCAATCAAGTTGCTTCATGTGATCAAAGTTTATTTTAGGGTTTACCTAGCCAATGTTTATACACTTTTCTGGTTCTAGGTACATTAAAGACTATGATGGAGGAATATTGATGGAGTGTAAAATTGACCCAAAGCTGCCATACGTTGATCTGGCAACGATGATTCGGCGTCAAAGGCAGGTAAAGTAACAGGCAAAAGGCTGGTCCAAACATGAACATGATGCAGCCAGTTCATGATTTACAATGAATCCATCATTTTTTGACACTTCACTGTATTAATTTCGTGTAGGCCATTGATGAGAAGATAAGAGAGCTTTCTAACTGCCATATTGTTTATTCAGGAATTGATTTTCAGAAGGTTAGCCTTTTCTCTCCCAGGCTCTAGTATTTGGGGTCCTTTCTTTATTTTCATGCTTTGGACGAAGTTGGTGGGGGAAAACTGCTAGGGTACTAGGTATACAGAGATTTGGTAGTTCTTCTGTAGAGGGAATGACTTATTTCTCGAACATGTAGAGGGAATGACTTGTAGGAATAATTTGTTTATCAGCTCCATATGaactatttttttagaaaatcacAGGTATGCCTCATTATGAATGAGGCTTGCCTGCACCATGCTTCTTATTAGGTAATGTCACTTCTCGAAAGATATCTTTTTGTTCTCTTTGCATTTATGCTAGATAGCATGAATCTGCAGTGAAGATTAGTAAGATATTGTTTGTGTTACATATGCTGTGCCTTGCCCTGCTAGGCAGACTTTTGATTAGCCAGGTGGTCAAACATGTTAAGGAATTATATTTCTTTCTTTGTAGAAAGAAGCCAGTATTCCAAGAAGACTGATGAAACCAGAAGACATCCCTGGTCTGAGTAAGTCAGTTCTATGCAAACTTGTTTTACATTGTTGGCCCTCTACAGTCAGGTTTTGATGGTTGGGACTAACTTGGATGCTCTTAATCTGTTAGTTCGAGTATACTTATAAACATGCTGCATGTTGAATTATCTGGAGCTGATATATTCAAAAGGTCATCCAAGCATATGATTGCATTAGTGTtagtttattttgaaaacaaataaCAGCAGTCATACTGCTGACTGTTAAGCACACAACATCTGTTTTAGAAAAAAGCTGTCCATTGTTAGCAACCAATTCTGCCTTTCCTTATTATTTTAGTAATGATGCAAGTCCGATCTGAGCCATTAATGTGGTGCAGGGGAAGCTGGGTGGACACCTGATCAGTGGGGCCATTCTAAATCACGTTCAGCATTCTCCCCCGATTATAATACTTACAGACAACAGCTTACTAACGTTATGCGGATATTGTTGAAGGCAAGTCTTTTATCTGCACAAATCTTAGCAGATGTTGCAAGTTACTTAGTAGTTCATACTGATTGGTTGCATTGAATAAACTGTAGATATGTACCTTGATTTACCGACCATAGACTTGTGCAACTTATGTATACTATTACTAAAGCAAGCAATAATTCCTTGGTCTGTCAATCGGAGTCCTAATCGGAATCCGAGTGACCGTATGTTGAGATAAGAGTCTGAAACCATTAGAATTAGCGCTTGGCGAGTAAAATAGGAAAAGACTGAAGTCCTCGACTGACACGTACTATGTTATTACAAAATACATATGGTGTATACTATATACATTTTTATATGCTAATCAACATATTTATATGGCTTCCTGTAGCAACACACGTGCATATTTGCTAgtatatattttaattccaataTGGACTCCTCATGTTGCAGAGTATGAATGAACATCCTGATGCTTGGCCGTTCAAAGATCCTGTGGATTCACGTGATGTTCCAGACTATTATGACATTATCAAAGATCCTATAGGTTAGTTTGATGTACAAGGGCTATAGTTCTTTTCCTATCCTGCCTTTATCAAGCAAAGTCACATGCTATTTAAGTGAACTGGTGTTTAAGACACATGCCTATCTGCAGATTTGAGGACAATGTCAAGAAGAGTCGAGTCGGAACAATATTATGTGACCTTAGAGATGTTTGTTGCCGACATGAAGAGAATGTTCAACAATGCAAGAACCTACAACTCTCCTGATACTATCTACTACAAATGTGCCACACGGTGAGTTCTCTGTATGTCCTTTGTTCTCTCAACTAGGGACATGTATGTTCCAGCCAGCAAGTTGGGAGTCGGGTTGCCCATGGGCATGTTTGGTTTAGGGCCCCTATTGAGGCAAGCCAAATTTTAGCCATAGCCAAAGAGCATTACAAGATTTGGTACAAAAATTATTGTTTGGTTTATAGCCAAGCCAAAGTTAGTATCCTCCCAAAGTTGAGAAGAAAGTGTGTTTAGATTGTAGCCATGacaaattttgacaaaattgcAAGCATAACAAGTGGGTCCtacatgccaaaaaaaaaagtgtcaaAATATAACCAAACTAGATCTTGGTCTGTAGTTAAAACGAACAAATTGGTTCAAACAGATTTGTAATCAAATGAACAGTTTAGCAAATATTGTTGTTTAGGATGTGATAATCCAAAGCATAGCCCATGGGTGTAATAGCAGGCTGACGCATCACACGTCAGCTCATGGCTGCCAAGCGGCCAAGCCAAAATGTGGCCAGCAATTCCACCATCCTGAAACTGCCGTCTatccctccctccttccctgtgtGCGTGTGTATTCTGCATTTGCGCTGCCAAATTTTGTTTGGTGACTTTGGCCCTGAACCAATTGAGAGCCGAAATGGCTGGGCGAGGCATAAAGTTGGCTTGGCCTGTTTGGGGCCAATAACCAAGCATGCCCCATATGTTTTTAGGGATTTCCTAGCTGACTGTTTTATCATATTTTCTTTTGAAAGCTATACAGCGGGGGAAGCTGTGTTACCCGGACACCCGTGTCTTAATTTTTTTGCCGAGTCGGATACCCCGCACCCGTGTCGGATTCCGACACCCGTGTCGGATTCCAAGTGTTATTTGCCGTGTCCCCAAAAATTCTAACGAATCGGACACCCGCACCCGAGTCGGACACCGACACCCGCACCCATGTCCATGTAACACTGGGGGGAAGCCCCCACTGACTGTTTTATCATATTCCCATTATTTAACCTAACATAATCAGCCATACCCATATGTTTTCAGTGGCATAAAATTTAGCTTAGATCTTGCTGATATTATTTGATACCAGCTGACAGGGCTGGAAAATCTTACAACTTGGTTTTGGAGCCCAACATGTAACTATATTGATTTTATTCCTTTTTGGTCATGCAGACTCGAGAATTTCTTCTCGGGCAAAATTGCGTCGCAGCTTGCACAAGCCTCAACCAAGAGCTAGACTGGTGCGGGTTGACTGGACACATTTGCTTGTTGTAAAATTGTTCTGTATCTGTTATAGTCGTTGCCTCCCTTATTGTGACGTACAGTGCTGAACTGTTAGTTTAGCATGTAACCCGTAGGATTAATCATGATTTTACATATGTTGGGGCTTAACCTGGGGGTTTACTGATTGTATTCATACAATAATAGAGTGAGGAGATAAGTTCTTGAAGAATATCATGTCATCATCAATTCTTCATTTTCCAGCACCTAAGAATAAGTGTTTACCTTCCTTAAAGAGGTGTCGTTCAATATAATttaatcataattttttttcctcctaAGAACTGGATGAAAATCCTTATAAAAAAGGACTGGATGAAAACTGAGTACAATATGTCTGAGTCATGAATTAAAGCATCATGACTGAATAGCTAACAATATTAATGGAGGAGTTTAATTCATTTCACTCTGTTCGGCTTCTCTTCTTTCGGCTTATTCTCTCTAAAACTGAAACCAGATTCACGTACGAGGCCAGTCCGAATCTGCTTGTTTCATGAGAAAGTTTGAGGCCTCCCCAAGCCTAGCTCTTCAACCGAATGTATCACCACACTGCTTCACGCGGCCGCATCTGCACCTATTTTAGATGTGTCATGAACCAAACTCCAATGTTGAGGAAACTTTCAAAATTGGACCGTGGTCTGCAAAGAACACAACCCAATTCAAAAGGCGAAAGTGATGGTCAAACACGTCTCACGATATGAGATGAAAGAACAGAAATTAGCTTGGTTTTCAATTAGCTTACATGATGATTTCGTGTATGTCCTCTGGGAACATCATAATTTTGACCTGGCCACCCCTTTCTCTGAGGGCCCTTGCGTACTGAAATCATCAGAAACCAAACAGGTAGACAAGACTCAAGAGGCATCAGCGAAACCAAGCAGATAGGGCCGGCCGGGGTGCACAGACAAATAAGTGTGGAAAATATGGACATGCAATTCTTTCATTGTAGAAATATTTCTAGCTAAACTGCATTGCATGAAAATTGAGATTCATTTGTTGTAGAATGTTGATAAATCCAGCAAAATCTGTCAATAATTCTTGTACCTGTAGGCCATTAGAAACGGGTACTCGAAGATCAGCTCCTCCAAGAAGCATAAGAAGGGGCGCTTTCACCTGCACAATCAGCAAAGTTTCATGAACCATACCAGCAAAAAATGGTACAGTAATTGACCTGAAAGTTGGGACAGGAAAACATACTTTTGAGACATGAGCAATCGGCGATTTCTCATAGAAGAGGCGAAGATGGTCGGGTGAAGGGGATTCGGAGGCATATTTCTTCGCTTCAGTTCCGCAGGCCACCATGTAACACCAGTCTGGGATGTCAGTGGTGCCAATCATCAGCGCCAGGTTGCACACAGGATTCCGAGCAGCTCCCGCAACAAATCTGTCTGGAGCCTGCATCCAAATTGCAAACTGTACTAGGAACAAGAACAGAAAGAGCAACTGCAATGACTCTGAAATCGATTAGGATGCCAACCTGGCCTATCAGATGAGTTGTCAAGAATCCACCATGTGAAATCCCAACAACAGCTACTTTGGAAGCATCTATTAGCTTTTCGTTGATGACGTGATCTATGGCTGTAAGACAGTCTCGGACGTCCTGCTTAGGATAGTTAAGAGActtggaagaaagaaaaaaagtcaTAAAGAGCAAATGCCCTGAATTTAACTGGAGTGCGTACCTGAGATCCTACTTTTCCAGGAAGCGATTGTAAAGCCTCCTCTCCATAACCCGGTGTACCTCTTTTTTGTTTTCAGATAACGGTGAGATGATGACATGCATAACTGAAGAGGAGCGGAGAAGTTCCAAGGAACATACCGATAATTTACAATTAGCAGATTGAATCCAAGTGAAGCAAGAAAGGCTGATGATTTCACGTAGCTTGACACAGACACTGAGTGTGGGCCACCATGAAGGACTACAACAGTTGGACTGTGCGAACTGTCCTTGCAGGACACAAAAATGGCCTCAAATGGAAGTTTGCCACCTATGGAACAGGAAAGTGCTACCTGGATAAAAATGTCACAGCCTAGCATACAAAACCTCGAGTTTTCAGGATTATACCATCAGAGAGGTCATCAGAGGGGTTAGCGACAGGAATTTGAAGTATAGTGACACTGTGATGCGACAACAAGGACTTAACCTGCAATGGAAGGCAATGTGAGAAAGAATTTATGGAGACTATTGCTCTTTTAAAAGCCCTCAAGGCAAAATTATATGCTACTTTAGCTTCCACAAAAAACTATATGTGCTACTTTAACTTCACATCAACTGAAAACTAACCCTATCTCTGGCTGTCCTCAACGGACTATCAACTTCATCCCAAGTCCATCTGCGTGTTTGACCCTCTGGTGTCACTTGGCGTCCATACCTGATATGAGGAGGGTCGATGGGACTACTTGACACTATATGGCAAGCAAATGAGAAGCACAATGTTTCAATATTAGAATCAATTAGCTGCATGAGTTTAATACGAGTTTACAACTACAATTACCAGCAAGAACATTGTCACCGTCTATCGCAAGAGCACTCCATGAGTAATGCGAGTCTTCTGGAGTAATTCTTGTTACTTTTCCACTGCAGAATGGGACAAATTAGAGTATCGAGGTGATCTTTCAAGTTCTGGAACAAGAATATGCCAGCAACCTTTGATTTACCTTAAAACATTTATTGATAATATCACTTCGGTACTCCTCCAAGCAGATGTTAGTATCATCGTGCATCCATCAGAAAGCCAAGGATTGGATAGAATGGATGAGCAGTAAAGACCCAGGAAACAACCATCTTCAGGGCACATTACAATAGGCACCTGGAACAGTTCAAAAGCTGAATAGGCTGAAGAACACGGTGAAAAACAAAGCAAGATAAACAGATGGGCATACCACTTCAGTAACATCAAGTTGTTTATCCATTTTCCAATCAGAAAGCCAGTTGATCTTATGCAGAGAATCCGTTGCATTATGTGCTCCACTATTTACAGCCTGTTTTGCAGAAAGGAAGAGTAGGATTTTTCCATCCTGGCTGCTCACAGTGATTTGTACTTTCAGAGAAAGTTTAGGGGCTCCAATATCGAAATGTGCATGAATACTATACTAACATACCTGAAACGTGGAAAGAAAGCACTACTGATGCTTGCTGTTAAGTTGTGTGCTGATGCAGCGGAGTCTGATTTACCATCGCTGGTACAGGAACATAACACATTACAAGCAACACTACCTGGTAATGccactcaaaaaaaaacactacTTGGTAATGATGCCAACTACGGAACTAGCAAGGGTAGAGTCAAatattctatttctatttcatcAGTCACATAAGTGACAATGTATTAGAGTAGTCTGTATCTGTACAAATTGTAAACTACAGATTTGTTATCCAAAGGTGGGTACTTACCAAACTGGTTT
This window contains:
- the LOC120693408 gene encoding histone acetyltransferase GCN5-like isoform X1 produces the protein MDGLAAPSPSHSGATSGGGASHRKRKLPPSSLSDATADEDDDTTAPSSPSSAPSSPSRPSSPSSSHSDDDDDDSLHTFTAARLDGAPGGGSASGRPPKPDSSSVSAAAAAAAVAAGAGPKPEPGSTAAGDGKEDPKGLFTDNLQTSGAYSAREEGLKREEDSGRLKFLCYSNDGIDEHMIWLVGLKNIFARQLPNMPKEYIVRLVMDRTHKSMMVIRNNIVVGGITYRPYASQRFGEIAFCAITADEQVKGYGTRLMNHLKQHARDTDGLTHFLTYADNNAVGYFVKQGFTKEITLDKERWQGYIKDYDGGILMECKIDPKLPYVDLATMIRRQRQAIDEKIRELSNCHIVYSGIDFQKKEASIPRRLMKPEDIPGLREAGWTPDQWGHSKSRSAFSPDYNTYRQQLTNVMRILLKSMNEHPDAWPFKDPVDSRDVPDYYDIIKDPIDLRTMSRRVESEQYYVTLEMFVADMKRMFNNARTYNSPDTIYYKCATRLENFFSGKIASQLAQASTKS
- the LOC120693407 gene encoding acylamino-acid-releasing enzyme 2-like, yielding MDLTTSEEYASQSKLLQEFTKVPSIDSAWVLKNNNDGISTAMFSISQPDLLANRTRKYSMYCHIKGAGTNSRDFQWSPFPTEMTGVSVIVPSPSGSKLLIVRNGEKGCPTKLEIVDQSHVEKEIHVGQSMHGPLYTDEWFHGISWNQEETLIAYIAEAPPQPRPVFSDSGYRKGDSSDEDCNTWKGQGDWEEDWGERYSKKGRPSLFVLDIASGEVRAAEGIATSLSVGQVVWVPPSSSGSQTYLVFVGWLEHNGFHNTARKLGIKYCSNRPCALYAIASPFERPETENKPVCDGKSDSAASAHNLTASISSAFFPRFSQDGKILLFLSAKQAVNSGAHNATDSLHKINWLSDWKMDKQLDVTEVVPIVMCPEDGCFLGLYCSSILSNPWLSDGCTMILTSAWRSTEVILSINVLSGKVTRITPEDSHYSWSALAIDGDNVLAVSSSPIDPPHIRYGRQVTPEGQTRRWTWDEVDSPLRTARDRVKSLLSHHSVTILQIPVANPSDDLSDGGKLPFEAIFVSCKDSSHSPTVVVLHGGPHSVSVSSYVKSSAFLASLGFNLLIVNYRGTPGYGEEALQSLPGKVGSQDVRDCLTAIDHVINEKLIDASKVAVVGISHGGFLTTHLIGQAPDRFVAGAARNPVCNLALMIGTTDIPDWCYMVACGTEAKKYASESPSPDHLRLFYEKSPIAHVSKVKAPLLMLLGGADLRVPVSNGLQYARALRERGGQVKIMMFPEDIHEIIIPRSNFESFLNIGVWFMTHLK
- the LOC120693408 gene encoding histone acetyltransferase GCN5-like isoform X2 → MTMTTRCTRSLPRASTARRVGAPPPVGPRSRIPLPCLPQRQLLPLRRGRDRSLNPALPPPATARRTPRGCSLITSRPAEDSGRLKFLCYSNDGIDEHMIWLVGLKNIFARQLPNMPKEYIVRLVMDRTHKSMMVIRNNIVVGGITYRPYASQRFGEIAFCAITADEQVKGYGTRLMNHLKQHARDTDGLTHFLTYADNNAVGYFVKQGFTKEITLDKERWQGYIKDYDGGILMECKIDPKLPYVDLATMIRRQRQAIDEKIRELSNCHIVYSGIDFQKKEASIPRRLMKPEDIPGLREAGWTPDQWGHSKSRSAFSPDYNTYRQQLTNVMRILLKSMNEHPDAWPFKDPVDSRDVPDYYDIIKDPIDLRTMSRRVESEQYYVTLEMFVADMKRMFNNARTYNSPDTIYYKCATRLENFFSGKIASQLAQASTKS